From Branchiostoma floridae strain S238N-H82 chromosome 5, Bfl_VNyyK, whole genome shotgun sequence:
GTCGAACTGACAGATTGAGGTTGAGGTTGATTTAGCAGTAGTGTTAGCTGGGCTTGTAGAGCTTCCTGGTCAGCTTTTTGAGAGGAGATTGTTTTGGCCAGGTCTTTGGAGATTTCGCGTTGTCGCTCTAACTCAGTGTTCAGATCTTGAATCTGTCGAGCCTGTTTCTCCACCTCTTTCTTCCTGTTTTGAACATTAGCCGTCAGGTCATTTATGCACTTCTGTTGATTGTCCATGGTGACCTTATTGCTGAAGACAAGCGACTTCAAATTGTTCAGATCATCCACTAGCGACGTGTACAGTGTCTCATGCACCGAGTTGCACTTTTCACTTGTTGATTTGTCTTGGACGTCGTCTGTTGGCAGCGCGCGCCGAGAACGGCTTTCATGTTGTGGCCTTCCCTCTTTGTTCTTTCCGGAGTTGCGAACTTTTGAGAGTGGGGTTAAAATGATGTTTTCGAGGCCTCCCAACACTCTACGGAGAGTGGGCGATGTGATCGGTGATTTGGGAATTGTGTTTTGCGacgaattttctttctcttGAGTCGGGTCTACTGTGACAGACGAGGTCTTAGTTGGCTCTGTGCTGGTTCCAGACGTCGTAATGGCGGGCGCATCATCTTGTGAACTGGTCCCTATTGTTTCAAGGTTGTCGTCTATTGTTTCAGTCCTCTCGGTTGCCAGATCTTCATTGtcatgtccgccatcttgggcgTCACAGGATGCGCCAATTTGATTATTGCTAACAAGTTCTTTCACTTGTGGAAAGATTTCTCGTGCGTACCAGTTTGATCCATTCCCCTGTATAAGGATTGTGCCGGTGTTGTAGAAGTGGATAGTTAGGATTTTGGCGTTGTCTCCGGTCTCGGTGGGTTTACTGACGGATAGCTGTGAGCCCTTCCAGGTGAACTTGTAGCCCGTTTGTTTTCCAAGCGAGTCGCTGAATACGGCTTTGCTAGCGTCTATCCACACTGGTACACGATCTTTGGAGGTACGGAACTTTAAACTGCATACCTTCGATTTGCTGGCGTCTGTGTGATCTtcgatgatggtttcaaactcgGGGATGTTCTTTGCCGATGTGTTCCACCCCTTGGTCTTGGTGTTGCCGGACCTTGTCCTGTATCGCTTTGTAGTCTCTGACTCAGGCGTTCCGCTGTCTCCGCTTGTTTCGCGTCCCATGATTAAACGATGCAACAAAATATCGCTAAAACTAGTATAcagtagacacttgtgaactCTAATGAATATAAGATGTATAAAACACTCCGCTACACAAGCTAACCGCTCTGAAATACACTTACAGGCGGAGCACAAGTGACGCGCGTCTTGTCGTGTCCGCCATCTGTgatacacgagtttgatacataactccattcatagtatcaatattaacgtaattacatggtaataagttagttgaacttgtttcagacaaggagggttgggtcccttgtattcccattattgcatatacctgagtcttgacataagatgtatttcattgacattgtattcacctgtcctcaagcaacctatatatctccaacatgaagtctctaccatgaagtgaccacaaaagaactatgtaatgtctttattaattatgcaaatattaggtattaattagaataacgcacattttggtatatgcacctggccaagggatatcttcacctccaacatgactgttttttctagtatttaggaactgatgcatttacccgtgtttcttaagactggtactttaccaatgtttgtgtagcatttagcaacagctatatcaacttgcgcgtagatagtgtttataatgagaaactattattcacgtgtgtttttgttagtgctttggaaatgtttccagcacaagaaagaaacactgtgacaaattgaaaacatatagctgacgtattccgtaccatagacggtgttgatctatacgttcgcagtagcactgtttttatgccacctcagctgcaaaaattgtctttttcatttcaatgtcatgtttgcaccgaacaatatagtatcgactttcgaggtatgacatcttacggtacggtaataaggtgccatataggtaccaggtaacacaccatatacgttactcccaaGGTGCAGtgtagtaccaggtagcgcacctgtaatatgtagtaaccagctgctcttggggggggggcgaaaacgctaaaggggggcgaaaacgctagtgatctcgcctcTTGATTTTATACAAAACATAAGTACACAGGTGGCAATCCCTTGTTCAAAAGGCGGACTATATTAGGGTACAGCGCTGTTTCGATAGCCTTCAGTTCTACAGCGagtagtgttcagtttgtgggaTGACCTTGTCAATCTACTTTTAACGGCTTGGTTCGAAAAGTcgatttttttacaatattattCCATCAGTAATGTGGTATCTGTTTGTATGTACGTTACTGAGACACATTGTTAATTTTTTCAAGGTGGAACCCAGCTGCAAGGGTTTGTGCCCCTCGGAATTCAGGAGAGCGCTCGGAACAGCAACTTGTTCTTACAACACGGTTCCTACGTCCACGTCACTGTGTTGGCCACCAATGCTGCAGGACTGTCAGCAGGTAAAGtctttaccttaaagtttgtttcaTGACGAAATTGTAAGGTTCAGATCACATTTATTTCTTGTTATCGCATTATTAGAACACACGTTATACACTACGCCAAAAGTCAAACCACTAGCACGTccaggaaaaaaagaaatggaggttcagctgcagtatcaaggtcaaCTTGGAGGTTTGTAATTAaaattgaccttcgtttttccaagatctacccacatatcaaatactATTACAATACATTCAGAGggtctaaagttatgctgaccacaaaagaaTCCGGCACACGAGCATACCCACAACCACAGagacaatcatcatcatcattaattatcctctatgaggtgcagcaagtaaagtttgtcTTCCAGTCTGTCTGTCATCGCGGTGAGAAGTTCCAGGCGTTCTAGACCAGTTTCTGACTCAATAAgtttcttcaaagttagcctGGGGTGACCAACACGTTTCTTACATAAATCaggtgtccagaacaagagttttCCGGCTGGCTACGGAGCCACATGGCCGACAAGGAGTAGTCGGCGTcgtttgatatatatatatatatatatatatatatatatatatatatatatatatataaatatatatatttcatggaaCACTGTATCATATTACTTTCAGTGCTTTACTCCGACCCAGCGCTGGTGGACCTGACTCCACCGGTCGTAGGAACGGTTCTGGACGGGTCTGAGCAGGACTCAGTCGACCTTGAGTAACAGAACAGTGACGTCATCTGTGCCCGCTGGCCTGATGTCGCCGACGAGAGCGGCATCAACTACTGTGAATGGGCTTTATGTACGTTACGTTGGCTTTAGGTACGTTACGTTTAGGTACAGAATTCTGACACAAAAAGATAGTAATGGCATTAATGTCAAAACTGGCTAGCCAACCACTTGGCACGGTTAACCACCACAACATTAAAATCTCACATCCTCCTGTCTGTCTGGATCGATTTTCGTCAGTCATTTGAATTCGTTGTTCAGACCAAGgttgactgtacattgtatcttcaaTGCGCAAATGAATATTATATTTGTAGAGATGCTTGGCGTGGTGCTATATTTCTGATGAATTCAGAAGTAGAGCAGGGCGTGATGCTTTGTTTCTGATGACTTCTGTTgctttgctcactcggtggtttatttaGTGGTTATA
This genomic window contains:
- the LOC118415177 gene encoding uncharacterized protein LOC118415177, whose translation is MGRETSGDSGTPESETTKRYRTRSGNTKTKGWNTSAKNIPEFETIIEDHTDASKSKVCSLKFRTSKDRVPVWIDASKAVFSDSLGKQTGYKFTWKGSQLSVSKPTETGDNAKILTIHFYNTGTILIQGNGSNWYAREIFPQVKELVSNNQIGASCDAQDGGHDNEDLATERTETIDDNLETIGTSSQDDAPAITTSGTSTEPTKTSSVTVDPTQEKENSSQNTIPKSPITSPTLRRVLGGLENIILTPLSKVRNSGKNKEGRPQHESRSRRALPTDDVQDKSTSEKCNSVHETLYTSLVDDLNNLKSLVFSNKVTMDNQQKCINDLTANVQNRKKEVEKQARQIQDLNTELERQREISKDLAKTISSQKADQEALQAQLTLLLNQPQPQSVSSTASRVCSNSQQDDSRIQRLYAEVVSGLEHPNSSPATQIPKPSDSEAPTTTNTQPRAPTTAISQPPVTTDTQPPATPPTRERVVPDKQTPVTPAAQTSGNVKVRVLADSLWNDVDPTIMFKDRTATITKSTTLRKASENALMLPDNNTELVIIHVGSNDMDNTKDRNDSVNICVEQTTKLIDRAKTSYPNAKIAMSQVLPRGSNTQSTLNKNIATYNNAIEQSCLEDNKLIYIRHRLLSQDRSLYKRDGIHLTPDAGGVKLMVADVKRTLRHRQEAMDSRQRTKQARGPQWMPSTQPYPRPGQHPPPLWNTPRNPPQMYPRNPARAPSRQGTDWNNTRDKQQTVEKLLHMLTDFLKQ